Proteins encoded within one genomic window of Methanothermobacter tenebrarum:
- a CDS encoding DUF2121 family protein, whose amino-acid sequence MSLIITYTSSKGCVMIGDKRKIAYLGSPQKRRELERELYNGDIKTEEELRDRAEEFGIRLNIRDDARKVRSIGDVVVGEVSLKTPFEAKRRRIYATTGAYQIIELIGSNITKFEKGESSIVIFGNKITKKLASSLLKKYWKKKTSLKEVSKLLAKIVEEVAAKTPTISPEYDLYIKTPRLDKRKAHRILRETILRDVKTLQKWRAKLQKELLKKSEQIKMASKIIKEGEIGRVINIDNDKIEVKLAPNVQAFNIKWKKVAKPGENVLMLKEGPGEVKVGDIVVIEDENLQIKDKKIPLQCNVILCKT is encoded by the coding sequence ATGAGCCTTATAATAACTTATACTAGTAGCAAAGGTTGCGTAATGATAGGTGATAAGAGAAAGATAGCCTACTTAGGGAGTCCCCAGAAGAGAAGGGAACTCGAAAGGGAATTATATAATGGTGATATTAAAACAGAGGAAGAATTAAGGGATAGGGCCGAGGAATTTGGTATAAGATTAAATATAAGAGATGATGCAAGGAAGGTTCGAAGCATCGGAGACGTTGTAGTGGGTGAAGTAAGCCTTAAAACGCCCTTCGAGGCTAAGAGGAGGAGAATATACGCCACCACAGGAGCCTATCAGATCATAGAACTCATAGGATCTAATATAACCAAATTTGAGAAGGGTGAAAGCTCCATTGTAATATTCGGGAATAAGATAACCAAAAAACTTGCCAGCAGCCTATTAAAAAAGTATTGGAAGAAAAAAACAAGCCTAAAAGAAGTTTCAAAACTCCTAGCGAAAATAGTAGAAGAAGTCGCCGCCAAAACACCAACCATAAGCCCAGAATACGACTTGTACATAAAAACTCCAAGATTAGATAAAAGGAAAGCCCACAGAATACTCAGAGAAACCATTCTAAGGGACGTGAAAACACTCCAAAAATGGAGAGCCAAACTACAAAAAGAACTCCTAAAAAAGAGTGAACAGATAAAAATGGCATCAAAGATAATAAAAGAAGGAGAAATCGGAAGAGTCATAAACATAGACAATGATAAAATCGAAGTAAAATTAGCCCCCAATGTACAAGCCTTCAACATAAAATGGAAGAAAGTCGCTAAACCCGGAGAAAACGTGCTAATGCTAAAAGAAGGACCTGGAGAAGTCAAAGTGGGCGACATCGTCGTTATAGAAGATGAAAATCTACAAATAAAAGACAAAAAAATCCCACTACAATGCAATGTTATACTCTGCAAAACATGA